AGAACTCACGTTCAGTGGGTGAAACGTGTGAAATTTCAAGTGGGTATGTTTTTATCCAGTGGGTATGTTTTTTCAGTggatatatttttcttcagtagGTACGTCTTTAATCAGTGGGTATGTGAAGATGATATTGACCTTAATGTGATATGGTTAATTTATGGGTAATGAATTTAAagtttagttattattttaagTGGGTATGTTTTATTCAGTGGGTGTCTTTTCAGTGGgtatatttttcttcagtggGTATGTCTTTATTCAGTGGGTATGTGAAGATGATACTGATCTAAATGTGTTATGGTTTATttatgggtaatgaatttgaagttttgttattattattattattattattattattattattattattactattattattgacaggaaaaataaactttccaATGACGTCGTAATTATCATGATGACGTCACGATGCCATCACCAAATTCGTGACGACATAATTACCATGACGCCATCACAATGACGTCACAAAATTCGTGACGTCACCACCAGACCAAATCAATATTCAGCTgagtttttcttatgatttattgagagagagagagagagagagagagagagagagagagagagacccaagatCGATCCCACGAGTGGATAAAAGTATCATTAAACCCACATTGTCCACCTATTGAATTCTGCCTTGAATCACGTGCTTACTGGCTAGTTAACTGTTGTGGGTCATAGATGTCATAAAGCAAGGTGTGGGgccaagcaacctcatcccataaagaatgtaaatcaatatactgtatatctgtatatatatatatttcacctttcaCGAAATGGGTACTCTGCAAAGCCTGGGCATTGGAGCGTGAGGTCCAGTTATATAGTTAACCTGGGTATTTGGGGCCCCTGCTCGGCCGCGCATGCGCCCGTCACTTTCACTTTCGTGTCGGTGGAGTTAAGCAAGGTGAGGTACTGGAGCCGTttcggtttttttatttttttatttttattattattattattatctattttttgttttttttttgcaatttgagAACAAATAAGTTTGCAAGGAAGTGgtatgtacctctctctctctctctctctctctctctctctctctctctctctctctctctctctttcaaaagacGTTGTTTTATGATGCTGGTTctaaacttatctctctctctctctctctctctcttctctcaagtGGGTCTCCATTCTAGATAGTAAATGTAAGTATGAGATAATATTGATAAAACtagtttttataacaatttttttatagtacattttatattgttgtaagctttgtgggtaaaattattattattattattattattattattattattattattattattattattattattattatttatgcttccATATTTCTCTATTTACTATTTCTCCttaattctctctttccttcccaaacaagatacaaaaaataataccTTCAAATAATACCTTTAGCTCATCAGTACTCTTAAAATGATCTTTAAAATCACTATACTTACTGTAATCAAGTGTAATCTAAATGTAATCTCGAATTATACCTTATATTTGAGGCAATTTACAGTAATCTCAGGTGATTACTCTGCTAAAATTACCTTGATGGCAAAATTGGTGAGAAAGTTACACGGGTTTCTCCTTAAGATAATGAAAACGGCAACCAGAGTATTAGCCTTAAAGAAAACGGGGGTGGGATAGAGGTGGAGAAAGATGGTGTGGTCATGTTGGGAGAATGGGAGATAGAAGGTAGAAATAGGTGTTTTGCTATAAAGTTTGTTGAGAGAAAGGTAAAAAGGGTTTATGggagttatatatatttagaatgaataagtaaatggtTAACAGTGCTGacttaagacagagagagagagagagagagagagagagagagagagagaaagtcaacaGCTGATAAGAAGAGATTGTTAAGTTCTACTTCTTCCAGTCAAAACTGATTAGGAATTCTGGTCACAGTATTCATTGAGTAAAGGGGAGAGGAATTGGTCTTCctgctccgctctctctctctctctctctctctctctctctctctctcctatgtacCAGTTCTTGCTTCGACAAAGTTCCTAAatgtttatcaaatttttattgatttaagtaTGTTTCTATTTGCATATCAGGTGTCAGATCTAAACAGttattttatagagagagagagagagagagagagagagagagagagaatgatgcctTGACCTCAAGGATAATGTTGCAAGGGAAAGGGATAAACCTCTCGAGATGGCTAACCACATCCTGACTCtaccaaagaattaaaaaaaaaataatattaatcccTCGAGTTAAATCAGCATTCCTCAAAGTTTGCACAGTACTTTTTCAGGTTCTGTGGTCAATATCTGGATGGGTGATCGgtgaaacttataaataaaatactgcagAAGACTTAGGACTCTGGTTTGAGGGTGAATGGGCCAAAATGAGACCCGAGAGGGCaagaatttaaatgttttttaaaatcttctgtGAATTTTTTCACGCCATGACAGCTCCCAGCGACTGTAGCACAACGATAAATATGGGACATTTTGAGGAAAtcgttttattattcatattaagcTTTTGATATGATACATTATGACTTAAATATGTATCATTCTTCCCTCTCATCCAACACGAAAGCGTCTGGATTCATGATACATGATTACATAATTATCAGACGATAGCTGTGACGAATTCTGTTGCAGATTCACTGGCGTGGCAATTCTGCTCATTTTGGCACGTGAAAGCAAAAAGCTATGGAatatataatcctctctctctctctctctctctctctctctctcagtgtgagaAAGCGCGTGGCGTGAGTCTAATGATTAACGAACTCAGTGAAAGCTGATGAGAATTCTGTGCAAACGACACGAATCGTGTTTGTGACGTGAATGAGATTATACCTTCATACTTGTTCACCTTCCTTTAAGTGTTGCTTATGAGTGCTCCTTAAGGAAAGTGTTCCTTTTGAGTGCTACTTGAGGAAAGCACAGAAAGCCTTTTAAGGTGAGTTTCTCCACATATTCCAACCCGGATTTCAGGATTGTAGTGAAAAGCTGACATCTttgagatgattttgaaatgggttgcatatgtatgtgcatctctctctctctctctctctctctctctctctctctctctctctctctctctctctctcattgaaagaGCTACTTGCAttaggaaatatgtaaatatataaagtgaaGGTAATTGAATtgatttcatttcctctctctctctctctctctcatctccagcAATTAGTGTCTCAACCGGCGTGACCAGATCACCTtaatataattcttataattatctttttaccgcaaatttcaatattattccCATAATCCGGAATCTTCATAAcgattatttgaaaattatcagGAATAATTATaccttatttctctcattccaaatTATCGGGAATTATTATACCTTTCTCTCACTCCAAATTATCAGGAATAATTATaccttatttctctcattccaagTAATTAGGAATAATTACCCCTTATTTCTGTTTCTCTAAATTACAAACCAcctttatcaagaaaaatgttGGCATGGATGAGCTACTAATTATGGGGTAAACCATGACCTTCTAGGTCATGTGGAGGTCACAGGTCAATGGTGTAAGCTGCAAGCGACTGCAATCAGCCACAAAAGTATATAAAGCAAATCTGGTGTCAATCAGACGTGCCGTTCTGTTATGGTAATTATCATCTTTccgagattatttttttttttttggcagagtgTCCTTACGTGACCTTCTGACCGAGCTGGGCAACTCTGGAGAGGTCAGCCGGTATTCCTGCCCAAGGTTGAAAGCAAGAAgtacccacagagagagagagagagagagagagagagagagagagagagagagagagagagagagagagagagagagtttttataattttgattaattcgtttaataaatataaatatatctggtaagaagaagaagaagaagaagaagaagaagaagaagaagaagagagagagagagagagagagagagagagagagagagagagagagagagagagagaaataacttaaGCAATAGCATTGTCTAGATGTACGATAACTCGCACCTTCTGATGCACGATGATTTAGTTTATTCTGTGTCAGTGTTCCAGCTTTCTAAAGTACTCTTATTATCTAGTATTTTGGGTCATTTCTGCTCTTATCAGATAATCTTTCAGTTAATTATACCAATTCTTTCTCCCTAGGTAACTTTCTCTAccggtagctctctctctctctctctctctctctctctctctctctctctctctctctctctctctctctctataaggtatatttatatttattgtacaaaTTAACCAAGCTtattggaaattctctctctctctctctcataactatgacctcatgagagagagagagagagagagagagagagagagaggtcactaaGCCAGCAACACTTTCACGTGATGAAGATGAGCTCGTCGaagtgacctgacctgaccttttGACCCAATTGGGGAGATCTGGAGAGGTCAGTCGGTATTTCTGGCCAAGGTTAGCAACAAGAacgtgcctgagagagagagagagagagagagagagagagagagagagagagagagagagagagagagtttcttctgTACTGTCCGCAAACATTAACCATTTCATAGTCCACGTCTCAGACCCACTTTGACATCTAACCAGCCACTCTCCTGTCTGCATATTGTAAAATTGGCTCTATTTTCCCCTTCTCACATaactgtgttttgtgtgtgagtgaatttGAGTAAGAGTGagcagtgagtgtgtgtgtgtgagtgtaggaggagagaaagggggagggtgaGTGAGAAAGCCCCCTCAACCATTCATCATCAGATTTCTCAAGGGGGAGGAAGTGATAACACCTTGATTACAGAGCCCTCTGCTTTTGTTCTTCGTGACAGCCTTCAATTCCATCACTGGAACGCCCTTGGGACTTCTTCCTTCGTTATTTTTGAAGAGGTTAGGtcaatcttatcattattattatcattattattattattattattattattattattattattattattattattattattatcaacaaagcACGGATTGTTTTCATGTACAAATGCATCCTTATCTGACTTTTAAATTGAACCCCTAAGGGGCAATTCCCCTTAGGGGGTTCAGGGATTAAGGGATAGGGGGGTTTACTGACCCTAGGGTCTACCTTAACCCCTGAACCCCCTAAGGGGAGCTGGTTTTTAGGGGTTTAAATCTGAAAACACTAGGGTCTCAGATATCACCTTGTGGGATGCCGGAACTGATAATCgatggttttttgtttgtttgatttaattgtttgttaataaaaataataataattctgttttttaaaataataataataatgataataataataataataataataataataataataataataataataataataataataataataataataataacaaaaactcgAGATCTGAAGCCGAAAGTGAATCTGCTTTTGTGAGGGAAAGCGATTCATGCCCCAATACCCAAGGCGGGCATGCATGGGTATGGTTGGAggctgggtgggtgggtgggtttaaTTTTCCCCTGGGGCAATCTCTGTCTCGACCTCGCCGCCGGAAATTCCTGGGATGATTGaggtctggggagagagagagagagagagagagagagagagagagagagagagagagagagagagagagagagagagagagagaattaatgtctTTCCTGAGATAGAttcaaaaagaatttgaaaaacataaataatatttagTAGACTTTgtaaggcaggagagagagagagagagagagagagagagagagagagagagagagagagagagagagagagagagatgaatggcaGGATTTATCCTTTAAAGGAAAATATCCTTACATGAGTCTCATCCTGACAGAACATCCTGCTAAGGAAATCCTACCACCTGGAtcccttaactctctctctctctctctctctctctctctctctctctctctctctctctctccctgactttGAGGAAGGACGGATAAAAAACGAAAGtggaagaatagaatatatatatttttctgcctCAATTCTCCCTAATTATAGTGATTCGATTCACACGGTTGGATGAGTTCTACTCAGTTCTCTGTTGTCTGTGAAAGAttattattgtgccggctttttctgtccgtctgcactttttctgtccgcacttttttctgtccgcactttttctgtccgcactttttctgcccaccctcagatctcaaaaaccactgaggctagagggctgcaaattgatatgttgatcatccaccctccaatcatcaaacacaccaaattgcagccctctcgcctcaatagtttttattttatttaaggttaaatttaaccttaatcgtgcttctggcaacgatatagaccaggccaccactggggcgtggttaaagtttcacgggccgcggctcatacaggattataccgagaaattattattattattattattattattattattattattattattattattattattattattattcgctacCCAGCAACCTGGACATACCcccaaaaaaatgcaaatttggcCCTGGGTACGCCCCAACATGCCCACCGGGCATCTAACGTCTGGAGGTCATACCCAGTGACCTTTGATCAACCGGTTGTGGGTACCTTCTTCCTCTGTTACATTattctatcttattttctttattcttcttcattttctttattttctttattctatcttattttctttattttccttattctatcttattttctttgttttctttattctatctcattttctttattttctttattctatcttattttctttgttttctttattctatcttattttctttttctatcttattttctttattttctttattctatcttattttctttattttctttattctatcttattttctttgttttctttattctatcttattttctttattgtctttattctatcttattttctttattctaccttattttctttattttctttattctatcttattttctttattctatcttattttctttattttctttattctgtcttattttctttattttctttactttacatTTTGGTTCTTGGTTGCTttacttcttatttctttatatttctttctttcttatttttttttctttttatcttgattggtttattattattattattattattattattattattattattattattttaattacaaatatcagaatttggttataataataataataataataataataataaaataataataatgaataataataataatgataaaataataataataataataataataataataataataataataataataataataataagagaatatttatttcttattattctacatatttattactatatatatatatatatatatatatatatatatatatatatatatatatatatatatatatatatatatatagtaactggcgtcacaaaatcaATGGTCATCACCGGTACATCCTGGAGTGAGTCACCATcaaaatttgttacaaaaatgaaaaactgaaaaatttaaagtGAATTGTGGAAGTTTGCGTCCGTGTGCGTTCGCGCGcgcgcatgtatgtgtatgtgcgagCATTGCTGCGCGTGCGTACGCATATAAGCAATCGTCTGAGCGCGCGTGCGCGCCTGCATCGAGCAGTCCTTggaaaatatcaggaaaataaaactattttcagaaGTGGATTTATCTCTGAACAATAGCAgcattctgtcacgtctctctctctctctctctctctctctctctctctctctctctctctctctctctctctctatgtgtctatgtctctatttctctctttctcgctctctatttctctctctatctctctatttctctctttttttagatattttaagaaatgcttCTGCAATCGTTGCAATGACGTCATACAACCCTCAACCCCTTTCCCACGCCACCTCATTTATCGTTTCCTttcatttatcttcttcttcttcttcttctccttcttctccttctccttcttctccttcttcttctccttcttcttcttcttcctattaacATCCTGTTCTTGTAAATATAACGTTCATGCCTTTACGATGACGTCATCCAGCCTCCCGATGATTTCCTTCCCACGCCATGATGAGTCTCACGCCCTTTTTCGATTGTTTCCACCCCACCCAACCCCGCCCACTTCACCCAACCTCACCCAAACCCATCTCACCCTAACCCCCGTTCCCTAACACACCCATGGAATGGCCAGAAACGGGATTTTCAAGGCGAAATGTTTGGTAAATCGAGAATAAATGAGACGCGACGATGAGTTTGCTATTATTTTAGATCTTGAGAGAAGTTTGGGATTATTTGCTTTTAAGTTTTTAATATCTATTCTTAAGGTTAATCTTCTATTATATTCTTAAATCttaattaatgatatatttatttcttttatttgaggtataattggattaattatccttattatattctttaattttaatttttattttttatttttttcctgctcAAATCATACCTAGCCTGTGGTATTTTGTTCCTTACGAGAAgatacattatctctctctctctctctctctctctctctctctctctctctctctctctctctctctctctctctctctctctctctctctctctctctctcattcagtctcCCAATTTGATTCGACATAAGCTCATTTTCTGTGAATTATTCTTGAAAGAAGGACCGTTTTCTTTTCGTATTCTTAGGTGActttaccatattattattattattattattgtctgtctgtctgtctgtctctgtctgtctgtctgtctgtctgtctgtctgtctctctctctctctctctctctctctctctctctctctctctctctctctctctctctcttatttgttaaACAATTGTGATACAGAAACGGTTACGTATGGAAGgttataaagtgtatatattgaCAAGTCAATGTTGCCCTATAATGAATAGGCCcccaaagaaagaagaagaagaacaagaacaagaagaagaagaagaagaagaagaagaagaataaggaggagAACAGGAATAAGAACAATAATCAAAACACGAACAACGATAATGACAAAAACACCAACAATAAACGAAGACAGGGGGCGACTTTGCTCGCCGACAGCTCGCTATAACGCGCTTGAGCGCTCgcgagcaaagaagaagaagaagaaggtgaagaagaagaagaagaagaagaagaagaagaagaagaagaagaagaagaagaagaagaagaagaagaagaagaataagaagaagaacacgagcaagaacaagaacaacaataataacaataacaacaacaacaataataagaaaaaaatagaagaagacGAGGCGACGAGTTCGTCCAGAGCTCGCTAGCGCGCTCGAGCGCTCGCGAGCAAAGGAGACgaatgtaaagaagaagaagaacaagaacaaaaataacaataacaaaaacaataacaagtaaaaagagAAGAATAGGAGAAGGTTGAGTTCATCCACAGCTCGCCAACGCGCTCGAGCGCTCActgacccccctcccccctccatatGAGCCCCCTGGCCGGCGATCACCCTCCGGAACGGGAGGATTTGTTTACATGAGCGAGTGAGAAGAGCAATGGCGACAGGAAGACACCACCAACACGGGGCCCTGTCGCTGCTCCAGTCCTACGGCAGCGACAGCGGCGGCGACGACGACGACTCCGGCTACACCAGCGAGGACGAGAAGAAGCGCAAGCAGCCCGAGGAATTCCGCAATCCGCACGAGAGGCTCCGCAAGAGGCGGAAATCCTCCTCGAACGAGGAGGAGATGGTCGTCGACTCCTCCAGTCATCATCAGACTCTCCGCGATGGTGGggcgtcccctcccctccctctgcCCCCTAGGTTGGGGGGAGGGGCCCATTTCGTGGGGGGTTATCACCCCCGTCACAGAATCCCCCACATGGATACCACTACCTCAATGGCAGAGGCGAATGCTTGGTAAGAGGCTTCGGAAGGTCGGGGTTTTTGGGGGAGGTGGTGTTCCCCAAGGGGGGAATACTCGGTGGGAGCCCTTTCCAATCATTTTTTGGGGTGTTGGGGAGTTTTGGGGCCCTGGGGTGCCCCAGGTAGGGCAAATTACCTAATTttggttagtttaggttaggtcaggtcacgTCAGGTCAAGTTACGTGGGCAAGGTCAGTTTAATTCAGGTTGTTTAGGTCAGGTCGTGTACCAACCCTGCCCAATATTGACCTAGCTCGTTGCCTAGGGCTGGTATAGGTGTCCAGGATAATTATAACTCCTAATACCACAACTAGCTTACCCCTATGAGTTTCTACATGAAGTACCAGCCCCATGGAATTCAATAATTCATAATTCTTTTCACAGTTCAATGCTTATGGCTTCATTTCCCCACTACAGCCTGGCTATGGAATTATCTAcatgtttctgtacttccagaGTTTGACAACCTTTCTTCCTTTGAGAGGCAGCCAGTTGCTTCTTTTCAATTTCATTGTgttatttaatatgtatttaatatgtattttattgttcttatgcATTTAAAATGTTGGTTGTAAGTTTTGTATTACTGTAAAGTAGGTACACTACAGTAGACCACATGGGCTGGTCCAAAAGATTAGGttgtaaatgaattataattgaaaaaagaCAGAGACTTTTGACAGCGAAGGTTGATGGTCTAAGAGACAAAGTAAAGATAGAAATGGCAACGGTAGGCCCCACTAGTCATAATTGCAGAGCATCCTATGGGGTTAAGTATCGTGTGGAAAATAACTTTaaagattttgtattttgattgatcATATTGCTTTAGTGGTAttaaaattattcagaagatgaacccttttcatataaaacaagctCACAGgagccacagacttgaaattcaaacttccagtgAATACAGTGTTCATTTAAGTCATTAGAGAAGAAAGATGTCGTATTCTGTACTAACTATATTTCTCTCGTTATTTCCTCGTGCAGTGCTATTCCCCTGCCTCCCGAACTCTGTTTTGCCAAAGTTGTGCACGTGGATGACCCCGTCGAGCACGAAGGAAGAATTAGATCTTTCCCCCATGAAAAGGGGAATTGGGCATCAATTCTGTATGTCCCTTGTAAGTAGAATTTTAAAGAGGTATTTATAGCATTTTTCTCCAGTCCTACTTGGCAAAGTGGCCGTTTCTTCCCATGCTGCCAAATGTACTTGGCTGGAATAGCATCCCTGTTAgccatattttaatataattttcagtcaGTACTTTCGATAGCAATAAAACATTGTAGTGTCCTTTATTATAACCAGTACATGATTTGTAAATCTCATAAGGTACTTACATAATTggttttttactttaaaattaaataagcaagACAACTATCTTGAGTTGAGTACTTCTGTACTGTACAGTTTGATAATAGTTGCAAAAATTGAGTAAAAGCAGAAATAACTAAATTGTAATGTACGATTGCGAGTTCAACAGCTGTCTGATAAGTAAATAGTTATtactcccccttccccattcaTCCAAAGCTTTCCTTTCCCAGGCATTGAAAATTAAATCCTCCGTGACCTTGATCTCATTCCAGTGCACCTAGGAGTGTACGGCGCTAGTTTTGCATCGTTTTTAGCCTCTCTCGTCGCAACTTGCCAGGAGAACGACGTGAAACTAACACCATCTACGCAGTTGCACATTTCATTAACTCGAACATTGGTGCTGCAGCTCCACTGGATTCAGCCTATAGCAGATGACCTTCGAGTCAGACTAGGAAGGTTTCCCAAGTAAGTCGTCAGATGTTGCACTTGCAAATCTCAAGGATAATATTGGCTTTATAATACGTTTATAAGTTCCCGCGGTGTACGTTTTGTACTTGTTCTGTCACCCTGATTTAGTATTT
The DNA window shown above is from Macrobrachium rosenbergii isolate ZJJX-2024 chromosome 35, ASM4041242v1, whole genome shotgun sequence and carries:
- the LOC136856295 gene encoding U6 snRNA phosphodiesterase 1; the protein is MATGRHHQHGALSLLQSYGSDSGGDDDDSGYTSEDEKKRKQPEEFRNPHERLRKRRKSSSNEEEMVVDSSSHHQTLRDGGASPPLPLPPRLGGGAHFVGGYHPRHRIPHMDTTTSMAEANACAIPLPPELCFAKVVHVDDPVEHEGRIRSFPHEKGNWASILYVPLHLGVYGASFASFLASLVATCQENDVKLTPSTQLHISLTRTLVLQLHWIQPIADDLRVRLGRFPKFSLWLHGLNVYVNEEKTRTFLGLRVCHGRNELQDIVSEVDLCIEEYRLPPFYKDGSFHASVAWCTGDASEDLRRLLPVLENICSQYFAVESDMRTFDVHTLIFKTGNRLHNIHLKNSI